Within Haloterrigena turkmenica DSM 5511, the genomic segment ACCATAGAGGAAAACACTCACTCCATGGCAGAACGACTTTCTATAGGTTCAATCTATGCAGTGACCTCTGTAGCGCTCTTTGCGACCGAGTTGCAACTGTAGAGTAAGCGCCTCAGAGAACCTATCTTCCCGTCACAGCATTATGTTGTTGATCAGAATTACTTAAAGAACGGCTAGGCTGGATTCTTCGCAGGAAACACCCCTATACATTATTTGGGGCTTCTTACTGCCGTTCACGGAGTAGAAACAGTATGGGGGATTTTTACGAACAGGGGTGGGGGAAACACTCGCGGCGCGCACATCACGGTGTAACGCTGGGGGTGGCGCGTTACACCGCAGGAACTCATCCCTTTCAGTGTGCCGCGAGTGTGAGAGATACCACCATATCTATGTATATAAAACTACTCTGAACTAACACCCCGTTGTATGGTCAATCCTATCACTCGAGGACGTTGGTAGCGAAGATTGTAGCAATCCTCAAACCCGAGAATTTAGAAGAACGGCTTACTTTCGTTGCAGACATTCCCCCCCTCAAAGCGTCCATGCAAAGGGCGGGTCAACTGATGTGTGATAGACTAGCAAACAGTCAACTGACCGACCTTCGGTACGATCCCATGATTCCGAAGGTGGGACAAATCCAATCATTGGTCACTCTTGAAGGGGTATTGGCAGGCCCACAATACCCTTTCAACTGAGGCAGTCATAGAACGGTTCTCATACCTACAACACGAATACCCGAATTCGATGAGTAGAAGTGAAGCAGGTAATAGAGTGTCGATCGATTCGGAAACTACATTATCCTCCTTTTTTCATTGCTGAAAAGTCCGACAGAACCTGCTGCCTATCGCGATCCATAGGCGCTTACCGGTCATGTGAGCGAACAGTCAACTTGTCGCCTTCAAACAAGATTCGATAGTGGTCAAAAGTAAAGGAGACAGTGACCAGCTCGGATTTTTGATCCCGGACGAGCTCATCGAGTGCGTCCGGGTCAACGTGATCATATAAGGTGGTTTCGAGTTCGATGGCAAGCTCGGTTGGATCGATACCCGTGACGGTTGCGAGAGCGGAGACTGTGGCGATGCTCGGTGGTGTAGCCGACCAATCGTACGCTCTTTGGAAGTGAATAGTGGTCAAATCAGACCTGTGCCCGCCGCTCACTTGGGTGTCCTCACCCATAGTCTGCCTATGTCAATAAACTCCATAAATGTACTGTAATTTTCCGAGTAAAGGCCGATGTGAGTTCACACTGCTTGTTCTCCGTTGAGTCGCCATGTAAAGATCGTCCGGAGGACGACAACGAGGCTATTTCGATCGCCTGCGCCCCAGATCGCCGTTTCTTCAATCTCATTTGCGCCGTCGGAACCATTTACGAGAGCACTGACGAGCGCCGTCTCTTCGTCAGTGATCAATAGGCTCCCAGCGGGCGTATCCTGCCATTCCCACAACGTTTCGAACAGCTCGGCAGACGGTACTATTTTCTGAATTTGATTTTGGACATCGTCTGAAATGCCTGCAAGGTAGATGTCTACTCCACGGTCTTCGGCGGCCTGAAGCTGATCGAGATGCTCGTCGGTAAGTAACTCATCGACGGTCATATAGACGATTTGCTCGTCTGCGTCGCCGATGAACTCATCAATACGAGACGCGACCGCCTCCCGACCGGTCACCGTCCAGACGCCGAACTGTTCGCGTTGTGGTTGGGCCGGCCCGATCACCTCTAAACACTCTGCAAGTTCAATGATTGTGTTTTCACGTTGGGTGTTGAGCATGCGGATGATCGACTCCTCCGAGATTACCGTGAATTTCCGTGGCGTCGTGTGCTGGATGTCGATGAAGCCCAGTTCGTGGAGCCGATCAGTCGCTTCGTACACACGAGTGCGAGGGACACCGTTGATGCGGGTAATGTCTTGTGTGGTTCCTGTACCGAGCCGAAAGAGGTTGATCAGCGTCTGGGCTTCGTATTGGGATAGCCCGAGATCTTGTAATCGGTCGAGAGCCTCAGCTTCGGCCTGCTCTTCGTCAAATGATACCATATCTGGCGGTATGATCCAGAGTCGAATAAAGCCTGCTCGAGCAACTAGTTCATTGGTTGTTTGTTGAACTCAGTCTCTATGTCGGTCACAACGCTTCTGGCAGAAGCCAAGTAGTTCGGACTACCTGTCTGAACTCACAGTGCGAATGGGGTATGTGATCCGACTTGAATTGTAAATGGGTGCTTGGTCAGTGCAGAGGATATAGTTACCAGTACACTCAGCTATCCTTTGTTCTACATATCTACGTCTTCGAGAACGGACCCATCGCTACTGAGAATACGAAGATCGCCATCGCCACATGTACAAGAGTCATCTCGTCCACTTCCAATAGGCCGTATTTCGCCGTCAGGCCCGAGACGCACTGCATGGGCAGTTCCACAGTTTTCACAGACTGCTGCTGCCCGCTCTCTCTCACCTTCCTTCGTCATAGCTACTCTTGTGTGAGGATGTGAGTTAACCATTGTTCATAGGGAAGAGAGATAGTGTCTTGCTGATCAGTTCGCATACATACTTACCGAATTGTAGAGACTCGATGACTACGACCGATCAGGGCTCGTGGAGTGACCAGTTCGAAAACGTATGATGCAGTCAATCTAGGATTAGAAGCGCCTGACGAATTCAACCTGCGAAATGCTGCAGAACTGGAGTGTCAGGTGGTCGTAGTGTGATTTTTATTCAATCACAGGGAACAACGGCGACTCCGTTATGCGTCGTGGCGAACGAGAACTCAAAGCACAACGTAAGTAGGAAAACCGGGACGTGAGTCTCGAATGATGTATCGACTAACTCGTATATTTGGTACGTTGGCACTGTCTAGTTTAGCACCTCGGCTGGAGTCTGTCCGTTGAGTGATTGGTGCGGTCGTTGTGTATTATAGTAGTGTACAAATTGTTCAAGCCATTCTCTGGCGCTCCCCCGACTGCCCACCCACGAATTATGGAAACGGTCAACCCGCATCTTGAAAGTCTGAAACCACTTTTCGATCAGGTTTCACTCGGCGTAGTCGAGCTGACCGCTTAACCCTAATCGAGAGAGGGTAGTCAGATAGCCGTAGCCAACGACGAGAAACACCGTCTCGGAGAGATCGTGTTTTTCGGTCAATCGATGCAGGAACGCAGCGGCTGGATCAGTGCCTCGTCGTCCAAACACTGCGACATCAAGGATTAATCGTGAGTCTAGGTCTATTGCAGCGTATGACCAAGACCAGTTGCCGTTGATCTTGACAGCGGTTTCATCAATGGCGACCCGCGACGGCTGCGCCGTCGGCGGGTCTGGCACGCTGTCAGTCAGCCGATGTACCCAGTGCCAGATTGCTTGATGAGAACGTTCTACGCTGATTAAGCGAAGAATTGCTTGTGTCTCACGGAGAGAACAACCGGTCGCGTGGAGACGGACGGCGACACCCGTCAGGGTGTTCGCCGTCCGCTCACGCTCCCAAGATTCATCAAATTCCGCCGCGTAGCACTCGCTGAGCAGGTCTGCGAGCATCATTCCAAACCAACTCTACAACCTGCTCACTTCTCAAACCGCGCTAACTAGACGGTGCCGATGGGGAAGTGCTGTCAGTCTGTGTTCCTATCATTCAGATCTAATACACTAAACTCAAATTTAAATACTCGAGGCAGAGCAGGTCGAAAAGTAGTTTCACACCTTCAAAATGCGCGTTGGCCGCTTCCATGACTTGTGGATCGCAGTCGGCGAGTGTCAGGGTGTGGCTTGAATAGTTCATACACTATTATAACACACAACAACCGCACTAATTACTTGACGGGTAGTCGCTAGCGGAGGTGCTAAACTAGATAGTTTCATTCTCGCTAATTTGTTTCTTGCTCTGATCGTTGTCTACGTCCTCGGCTATCACCTTCGCAGCGAGGCGTTCGGTTCGTACGTCTACGCCCCCAGTTACGGGATTTCAACTGTGCTGCTGAGTGCCGCGCTATTTCTGTTTCTCCTCTCACAGCCGAAGCTGTTCGCCAACACGCCGCTCCCCGCGTGGGGAACCTACGCGGTGGGAATCTATGTTACTCACCCGACAGTATTTGCGATCCTGCGAGCCTTGCGTGAGACACTGGAGTCGATGGGCTATGCAATCGATTCTATGATCATCTGGCATCTCGTCACAACACCCGCGACCATCGTCGGCGCGCTCGTAGTCTATCTGCTCGCTCACAAGCTCAGGCTGATAGAGATCGGGGCAGTCATTTGCCCGGGGAACCATGGCTCGAAACTCGCAGGTCGAATTAACACTACAATTCGATGAATCCCTCTTCTATCTCAACTAGTTCCACTAAGAACGTCAAGATGAGACGAACTGGGAACTCCTGATCTGATAGCTGTTTCCTGCGAGAGACGCGCCCTATATTCAGCACAACTGCTGAACTACCTGCGGTGCAATCTGCGTATCGTGTTTTCGTGTTGTCGTCACGTGAATATCGAGAATGGCGTTGGTCGCCGTATCGACCAACAGGATCGTCTTCAACTGCTGGATTTTCAGGTTCATTGGCTGATTTCCGACAGTACAGTATCCTAGGTGCGTGCAATCCGCAGTTGGCCCATCAGAGACTCGAGAACGATCTCGAACTCGGGACATTGCTCCCGTGTAACATCGTCGTATACAACGGTGACAAGGGCATGGTCATCACTGCGGTCGACCCGCAGCGTCTGATTGGTGTCGCTGACGACGACAAGCTTGACCGGATCGGCAACAGCGTGTACGAGCGCTTCGAACGGGTTCTCGAGTCATTATGACCCGGGTCCGGTGCGGCCGTTCGGTCGCTCCCGCCGCACATTTCATGCTGACGCTGCATTCACTTATGGAGCGGGGTGGTGTCCGTCGTGTATGACAGATTCGAATGACGACGAGTTCGACCCGACGGCACCCGACCAGCGTGAAATCGGCCGCGAAATGGTCGACGAAAGCACGGGTCTTGGCTCGGTGATGGCCCACGCGTACCGCGGCGAACTCGGCCGGGTGGATACGTGGCGACAGCGCCTCGACCAGACGACGACGTGGGCCGTGACCGTGATGGCGGCGATCCTGACGTGGGCGTTCTCGAGTCCCGACAATCCCCACTATATCCTGTTGATCGGCATCGTAGTCGTCACGGTTTTCCTCGGTATCGAGGCACGGCGGTACCGGGACTACGACGTCTTCCGGGCGCGCGTTCGGATTCTTCAGGAGAATCTACTCGCGACCGCCCTTGACCCGTCGCGGGGCGTCGAGCACCTCAACTGGCGAGCGGAACTGAGTCAGGACTACCGCGAGCCGACAGTGAAAGTATCGATGCAGGAAGCCCTCGTGAATCGCCTCCGGCGCGTGTATCTCGCGCTACTCGGTGTCCTCCTCGTTGCGTGGCTCTTCAGAGTGACCGCATTTGCGGCACGCGAAGACTGGATCGAAACCGCTGCGATCGCTCGAATCCCTGGATCGATCGTGATCGTGGTCATCGGCGTTTTCTACGCTGCGCTGCTTGTGACCGCGCTGTGGCCGCGAGAACGTCAGGCGAAGGGTGAATTCCGCAAAGAAACAGAAACGGAGGGTGACTGGAAAGATTCAGATGCGAAAGATGAATCGCGTAATCGATGATCAACCGTACGGAACTGTACGCTCGAGCTTCGACGGTCACCTCGTCGTCCACTTGCGAGGCCGCGACGGCCTCCCGTGTAGACGTCGAACCGTTCGGTGTAGCGCTCGGTGAACGCGGCCGAGATGTTCCCGTCAGCCGTCAGGAGGAGCTGTGGGCGACAGCCGACGATCGACACGTCGCGAAGAAGTACGCGAGTTCGGCCGCGATGTAGCCGCTGCCGACGATGACGAGATGATCGGGCGGCACCTCTAACTGGAGTGCCTCCCAACTGGTGATGGAGTCGACATCCTCGGTCCCGTTGATCGGCGGAATCGACGGCCGCGTTCCTGCCGCAACGAGGACGGTATCGGCTCGAGCGTCGCGATGGGCAGCGCCGAGTCTGCGATCGGTGTGTCGATCGGAAAGCCGAGTACGACGACTTCCCGTGCTACACGCCGGAGAACGTCGACGTAGCGCGGGATCGGCTCGTAGACCGAAATTCCGAGCGCATATGCGAACCGTTTACCGCCCCAAGGGTTGAATGTGGTAGATCTGAAGAAGAAGCATGAGGAACGCCGCCAATCGCTTCTCGCAGATAGCTACAGACTACGACGACAGGCAACACAACGACGAGTATAACGCGTGCGTCTCGCTCGTCATTGACCACGCCGACCCGCGTCCCGACGACGTGGTACTCGACCTCGTACAAGCACAGGCCTGATTGCACTCACGCTCGCCGAGAACGCTGAGCACGTCGTCAGGCGTGACATCAGCGAGGGGATGCTGGAGAAGGCCCGCGCGAAGGACGACGGCGGCGGCATCGATAACGTGGAGTTCGGCGACGGTGAGTTCCGAGACCCGCAGTACGATGGTGAGGGGATATTGTCGTCTCGAACTTCGCCATGCACCACCTTCCTGACGAGGAGAAACGCGAAGCCATCGACGTCATCGCCGGGCTCGGCCCGCGCCGGTTCGTCCTCGGCGACGCGATGTTTTTCGGCTCTCCCGACCCCGAGCAGCCGTTATTTGGCCACGGGGTTGACGCAGCAATCGTCGGCATACTCGTGAACGAACTCACCGACGCTGGATTCGTGGTGACGGAGGTCGAACGCGTACACGACCAGGTGGGTGTCCTTGTTGCCGAACGACTGGAAATTCCGCAGAAATAGCAGACACTGAGATGTCCACAACCGAGGAGAGATTGGCTATAAAACACCTGTCCAGGTACATCCGCCCTCGCTGACGGTATCTCGCCGTCGAGAGAGAAACGTTGCTCAATTCCTTTCTCTCGCATGTCCGTTCCAGTACGAACGCTGGTTCGCCGCACAAGTACAAAACTATAATGAACAGACCGAGACTAGTTCATCCGCGTTCTAATTGAGTCGAAGGTATGTATCATTTCCATCCACCAAGGTTGTGTATCTTCGAGTTGTTTTACCGATCTATACCGGAGAGGCCCCCTCTTCGGTCGGATCCGCGAATACCGTTCGTTGGGGAGCGTGGACTCTATATTCAAAATTCGGTAATCTGGGGATGATTCCTGAATAGAATGTTATTCTTCCTATTTCAGTAATCCACCTTCCTGAAGAGATGGGCATCCCTCCGTCGCCCTCTCTAAAAGAGAAATAGAATGCTATTCAGGCTATTTTGAAATCGCATTTTTTCGTTCTTGTTCGAACCGTTCAGCGACCTCATCCACTAAGTCTTCCTCTACAACCGTGCGCAGCAAGGCGTCAGTCATTTCACGGACAACGATGTTCTGATATCCACGCGTATTGAGTTCGCGCTCTAATTCGTAGTTCAGCCAGGAGTCAAAGTCTTCAATAGTTTCTTCGCGTGCGTAAAATGGCCGTTGATTGGCTGCCTCGTATGAAAAGGCAGTGTCTGTCATCGGGTCCAGTTCCTCGATATCCCCCTCATCTGATTCGTCGACGTGTTCGGTTGTTGGGTCTGAGGTAGGTGGCTCGGTCGGTGCCTGGTCACTCTTCGTATCGTCCTGCTCGTCAGAATCGTCATCTAATGTCTCACTCAGATCTGCAAATGGGTCACCGTCATCAGTCATCGCGAACCACCTCACCGGCCTCAACAATGTGCGCGAGTTCGTCGAAATTCTTCAGTTGATCACAGTTGGGGTCGTAGTCCAACAGCGGTTTGCGTTCACCGTACGCCTTCGTGATACTCGTTCGGTCGCGGATACCTGGTGTCGGACTAAGATCCCCAGCACTAACAGCCTCCCAGTCCGTGATTCGAGCGAAGTTCGGAATTCGATCCTGCAAACTGTTGTGGGAGTTCAGTCGTTCGAGGAGCTGACGATCCTGCGTCTGGTGGTCGATACGCGCGTTCAGCATATTCGGAACAAGCGCGAGAACGTCGACATCCATGTGTTTTCGCAGCGGAGCAATCTGGCGCTCAATAGTGCGTTCTAGTCCGGACATCGCCTCGTTCCCGGGCGCTAGTGGAAGCACAAGATTAGACGTCGCGACGAGTGCGTTGTCGGTCAGTCGGGAGCGATATGCGGGCGAGTCCGTGACGATGAAGTCGTATTCGTTGCCAAGCAGCGGCTCAACGACTTTGCGCTTCAATAGAGCAGACGGCTGGAAGACGTCACCGACGACGATTTCTCGCTCAACCTGCTCGAGATCCTCGCTCGAGGGAAGGATGTCGAATTCATATCCAGTATTGTAGACAACTGAGGTTGGGTCTGCCTCGTCGAAGAAGACCTCACCGATCCCCTCGTCTGTATTGTGGTAGTGGTCATCGAACCCGAGACCGACTGATGCGTGTCCATTCGGATCGAGGTCAATAAGGAGAACATCATGGTCGTGGGTAGCTAGCTGACGCGCGAGATTCACTGCGATGGTTGACTTGCCAACGCCACCCTTCAGCATACAGACTGAAACAGCTCGAGAATTCCCCGCTGTATCCACGGATTCGTATGGACTATTCGGGCTATTCGTACTATCTACGCTATTCCTACTATTCGTTCCCGCCATGCTATTCTGGAATAGTTCCCTGCCCCACTTATAACTAAGGGAAGTGAATAGTCTGGATATAAGAAATAGTATGGATAGCATGAATACTTCGAATAGCAAGAATAGCATAAACAGAAAAAGAGTCCGAGTTTATAGAATAGTATAAATAGTGTAAAATTCATAAATAGAATACTATCTTGAAATAGTATCCAATTTCAGAATACCCCTAATAGAGGGGACCCATTACATGCCTCAGACGAGAGGGTTCGTACCTACTCCGTCCCTTTGTTAATGATTGCCTCGTCCAGTCTCTTCCAGACAGTATCGAACAGAGGTGGATCGCCGGTCAGGTCAGGGAGTGAGGTTTCCCACTGGCGCTGAAGGTCCTCGCGCTGATCCACCGGTAGACCCATTGTAAGATCGATGTCAAGGTCGTCGTGGTTGCACTTTGCTTCGAAGGCAGGAAGGACAACGCCGAAGTCAATCTCAACAGACTCGGTCTCTAAGAGCTGGTAGAGGTCGTAGTAGTCTCTGGCAGCACCCCGTTGGAAGATCGCCCGAAGTTTCTCCGCGAAGATCTCTTCGACACTATACGCCTGCAATTCGAACTCCGGGATATCCTCGTAGGAGTGCGTATAGTGAACTGGGTCGAACGCGACATACTCGTCGACCATCACGTCAAGGCTAGTCGTATTCGGATGGTCAAGCACTGCCCGATACTGGATGCTCATGTCAACGTAGTGTGTCGGATAGTGTTGCTGGCGGGACTCGTGGTGCTCGCTGATAGTGAACTCAATCCCGGAGCGGTCGGTTACCGTGTCGAGGACGTCGCGGAGGCCGTCTTCTGATCCTTTATACTGGCCTTCGACGCCGAAATCGAGATCCTCTGAGAACCGCCACGACTGAGGGAAGTAGAGTTTGCTCAGCGCCGTTCCACCTTTGAACATGAGGTTCTCGCCAAAGCCACTCGTGAAGATACCCCAGAGAATCCAGGAGTTGACGTAGTTCTTCTCAGCATAGCCCTGGCGGACACCTAGCTCACGGGCAAGGACACGGAGTCGGTTTTGACTGATCATTAGAATCAGGACTTCGTTGGACCGAGCGTGCCCGGGTCGACATTGATTCGAAGGCGGTACTCGCTGTCATAGGTCCCTTGCTTGCTCCACGTTGGGTCGAGCAGCGAGTATCCACTCGTGAATGACTCGACGAGCGTCTCACGCGTCGGGAGGTCGATACCTAGCTCGTCGGCAAGGTAGACGAGTCGCTTGGTCGCCGCGCCGTTGTCGAGCCGCTGGAGATACTCACCGACCGTCGCCCACGAACAATCCTGGTCGTCCGCTGCGACCATCGCCTTTGCGAGTTCTCGGATGCCACCGCAGTACTCAGGATGATCGGCACAGTCGACGAGCGTCTTCTCCAAGTTGGCGACGTTCACAGTGGTTCCCTCAATGGACGTCGGCTCGTAGCCGAAGAACTTCCGTTCCGTAATGGTCGCGACGCGATAGGGGACGCCGTGAATCTCGCGACTCTGGGCTCGCGTTGGGGTGACGACGTACACCGTTCGCGGGACCTGCTCAGTTAGCCCGTGATGGCTGAGGGCGCTATAGTAGCCGATGTACATCGGCTCGGCAACGTGTGCGGCGATGAGATACTCGTGAGTCGTATACACAGCGTCCTCGCCAGCAGCGAGCGGAATGATGAGATATCGGCCGGGGAGAAGCCGATCCAGCCACCCTTTCTCGGTAAGTCGGGAGGCGATCCCTCGGGCGGTGTTAGGCGCGATCTCGAGCGTCGCTTCGATGTCGTCGATCGAGATGATTTGATGGCCCTCAGCGGCGAGATGCGAAAGGAGTCGGCTCTCACGAGTCGAAAGCCCCCTCCGTATAGTTTGGGTCTCTTGTGTAGAACTCATACCTGCGTTTCGTACATAGAATATGAAGTCCGGCAGGCTTCAACGTTGCGCCTCCACCTTGTCGGACGGACACCGGAGCATGAGCCTAGTGGACCATCCAGTAAGTTCCGACCCGGTTACGTAGCGATTCTCACGGTAGATACGAGGGGAGCACTCCGCTGCCAAGAGTTGCCCCCATCGATCAGTTCCCTAACTGGGTATGGATTTACTGGATCATCCACTAGTTAGAGTGATTGATTGAGTCGTTATCGAGAACGCTGGCAAATGCAACATTCTGTGTGACCTGTTCAATTTCGACTCTAGGCTCATTACCGGGATGCGCACCTGGAATGATTACGATATAGCCGCGTTCAGCTTTTGTAATTTCGAAGACGCCCAGCGCAACTATCTCAAGATCCTCGGTCAAACGAATTCTCCGAACATAGTTCTCAGTCGCTTGGAATGGCGATTTCAGAGCTTCACGTTGGCAACGTCAATTCTACCGACTCATTGAGCGGAACCGCGTTTCGAAGCCAGTCAAGATGTACATGCAGTACACGCAGAGCGGCTGCGCTTGAACGTGCTCGCGACCAGGGCCCCGCTGTCCATCCCGAACAGGATGTCAAGTACATATCATCGACGAAAAACCGGTGCGAGAGCGTGTTACCCTTGCTCACGAGGATACGGAACAGTATGATCTATCGTACTATGAGACGGAACTATCCGAGCGGTCGAGAATATCATCTCGCCCCTGGGATGAGATCAATTAGATATTCGACGAACACTGGCAGATACACGAGCGTCTAAGATCACGTCGTTCTAACTACATAGGTAGATAGGAGTGAGACCACACACCCCCCTCGTTCGGAATGAGATAGTGCCCTCTATACCACCAGATTTAGAGTTGTGTTTCCACCCGATCAAGAGGTTGCAGAGATGAATACGGTATGTGGACGGTCTCGGAGCGATCTATTCAGCAGATAGAATAGCTGGACTTCCTGTGTTAGGCGTATTCACGAATACCCCTAACTAAGGCGTATTTAACTTAATGAACTATTTGCGCAGCTAGGTAATAAATCTAGGGCAGTAACTAGATGAGAGATACTTGGAGGTATACGCAGCCTTTCGATTTTGGGTAGATTACCAGCTCTAGATGCCTTACTGAAAGATTGCGTCCATACAGTCGACCATACGGGATCTCATTCCGAACGAGGGGGGTGTGTCCCTGTAGCTCCTGTCTGCCTTTATCCTAATTGGGCTAGAATCAATATCGTCAATTAATTCGGCAAACAGCTCACTCCGAATCAGGGGGGTCTGTAGCACTCCCGAATCTCGGTCAATGGCATTGGAAATATTATAGTCTTATGATGGATCTCATTCCGAACCAAGGGGGTGGGGCCACCGTAAGACGTGTACTGGATCGATAGCTCATTCTGAATCGGGTCTCATCGTGTAGGGTTCCGATATCATCCAATTTCACGCTATATAACGTCTAATGAAGCCAAATCTCATTCCGAACTAGGGGGGTAACGACTAAGTAGTAGCCTTCCCAGGATAAATCTATGACAAACAGCGAAGAACCAGATAGGGGAGGTGACGCATCGACCACGGACCAACAGCTGGATGATTTTTCGTCGACCTCGGAGGAAATCCAACGACAAGACTCGAACGACCCGGCAAATGACCCGTTATTCGTTCGGGAAGGCGATGAAGATGGTTCTTCAACTCATATCTGGGCAGATCGAGATTTACTCTCAATTGGAACAGTTCCTGGCCCCGATCGAATTGTCGGTCGTGACACGGAAATCAAATCGGTTGCTGGAGAAATCCGACACCTCATTCATGAATCACAACCAAACCATGTCGTCATTTATGGCGAAACTGGAACTGGAAAATCACTTGTCAGCCGTCACGTGTCCGACCGCCTTGTTGATACTGCCACGGCCCGTAACGTTCCCGCTGCTAGCGTCTACGTTGAGTGCAAGAAGAATAATACCGAAACACGAGTCGCTCGAACAATCGCTCGTGCCCTAAGCGACAAATCTGATTCTGATCTAGAAATCCCTCGAATCGGATTAGGCTCCGCCGAGTACTACGATTATGCCTACGACATCA encodes:
- a CDS encoding TrmB family transcriptional regulator; translated protein: MVSFDEEQAEAEALDRLQDLGLSQYEAQTLINLFRLGTGTTQDITRINGVPRTRVYEATDRLHELGFIDIQHTTPRKFTVISEESIIRMLNTQRENTIIELAECLEVIGPAQPQREQFGVWTVTGREAVASRIDEFIGDADEQIVYMTVDELLTDEHLDQLQAAEDRGVDIYLAGISDDVQNQIQKIVPSAELFETLWEWQDTPAGSLLITDEETALVSALVNGSDGANEIEETAIWGAGDRNSLVVVLRTIFTWRLNGEQAV
- a CDS encoding TRAM domain-containing protein, which codes for MTEDLEIVALGVFEITKAERGYIVIIPGAHPGNEPRVEIEQVTQNVAFASVLDNDSINHSN
- a CDS encoding DUF2270 domain-containing protein; the protein is MTDSNDDEFDPTAPDQREIGREMVDESTGLGSVMAHAYRGELGRVDTWRQRLDQTTTWAVTVMAAILTWAFSSPDNPHYILLIGIVVVTVFLGIEARRYRDYDVFRARVRILQENLLATALDPSRGVEHLNWRAELSQDYREPTVKVSMQEALVNRLRRVYLALLGVLLVAWLFRVTAFAAREDWIETAAIARIPGSIVIVVIGVFYAALLVTALWPRERQAKGEFRKETETEGDWKDSDAKDESRNR
- a CDS encoding ParA family protein — protein: MAGTNSRNSVDSTNSPNSPYESVDTAGNSRAVSVCMLKGGVGKSTIAVNLARQLATHDHDVLLIDLDPNGHASVGLGFDDHYHNTDEGIGEVFFDEADPTSVVYNTGYEFDILPSSEDLEQVEREIVVGDVFQPSALLKRKVVEPLLGNEYDFIVTDSPAYRSRLTDNALVATSNLVLPLAPGNEAMSGLERTIERQIAPLRKHMDVDVLALVPNMLNARIDHQTQDRQLLERLNSHNSLQDRIPNFARITDWEAVSAGDLSPTPGIRDRTSITKAYGERKPLLDYDPNCDQLKNFDELAHIVEAGEVVRDD
- a CDS encoding type IV toxin-antitoxin system AbiEi family antitoxin domain-containing protein, which codes for MSSTQETQTIRRGLSTRESRLLSHLAAEGHQIISIDDIEATLEIAPNTARGIASRLTEKGWLDRLLPGRYLIIPLAAGEDAVYTTHEYLIAAHVAEPMYIGYYSALSHHGLTEQVPRTVYVVTPTRAQSREIHGVPYRVATITERKFFGYEPTSIEGTTVNVANLEKTLVDCADHPEYCGGIRELAKAMVAADDQDCSWATVGEYLQRLDNGAATKRLVYLADELGIDLPTRETLVESFTSGYSLLDPTWSKQGTYDSEYRLRINVDPGTLGPTKS
- a CDS encoding nucleotidyl transferase AbiEii/AbiGii toxin family protein, whose translation is MISQNRLRVLARELGVRQGYAEKNYVNSWILWGIFTSGFGENLMFKGGTALSKLYFPQSWRFSEDLDFGVEGQYKGSEDGLRDVLDTVTDRSGIEFTISEHHESRQQHYPTHYVDMSIQYRAVLDHPNTTSLDVMVDEYVAFDPVHYTHSYEDIPEFELQAYSVEEIFAEKLRAIFQRGAARDYYDLYQLLETESVEIDFGVVLPAFEAKCNHDDLDIDLTMGLPVDQREDLQRQWETSLPDLTGDPPLFDTVWKRLDEAIINKGTE
- a CDS encoding HalOD1 output domain-containing protein, whose product is MGEDTQVSGGHRSDLTTIHFQRAYDWSATPPSIATVSALATVTGIDPTELAIELETTLYDHVDPDALDELVRDQKSELVTVSFTFDHYRILFEGDKLTVRSHDR